The sequence below is a genomic window from Deltaproteobacteria bacterium.
TCACATCGCAACGCAACGCTTTCCTGAGCGCCGCCGCCAGCCCTTTGCGGGTGTCGCGCGCGATGCCCAACAGCCGTGGCAGCGCGCCGGTTTCCTCGATCGCCGCGGCGAGCGTGTAACTATTACTATTAACGATCTTACCAGGGGCGGGAGGGTCGTCGACGTTCAACAATTCGTCCCCGGTGGAGATGATCGCCACAGTTGGCCGTCTAAACACCGCCACCCGTGCTCGGCCGACCGATGCTAGCAAACCCAAATCCGCCGGCGCCAGCGGCTTACTTTTGGCAAGTATCACTTGGCCTTTGCGGATATCTTCGCCGGCTTTGCGAATGTGACTGCCGCGCCCATCGGTTTTCTTGATGAGCACGCGATCGCCGCTGCATTCCGTATCTTCCACGCGCACAATCGCCTCTGCGCCGCGCGGCACCGGCGCACCGGTCATAATGCGCATGGCGCTGCGATCTTCGAATCGCTGCTTAGCCACATAGCCGGCCGCGATGGTCTCGATGACCCGCAGCGTAGCCGGCGTGTTGGCGACGTCGCGCCAACGCACCGCGAAGCCATCCATCGCTGAGTTGTCGAAAGGGGGAACACTCCGCCCGGCGCGAACATCGCGCGCCAGCACGCGGCCGCGCGCGGCAAGCAGCGGAACTTCTTCTGCCGGCAGCGCGCGTATTTGTTTTAGCACGAGCGCCACCGCGCGTTCGACGGAAATCACACTGGCATAATCGCTTTAAGCTCGCTAACAATCAACTCACCGGCGCCTTTACTCACCGTTTTTGATCGTTCTGGCTTTGCGCTTTTCGATTCGGTATAAATTGGCGAATGCGCATGCTTTTGTCATGTCTCGCGGTCCTGCTGATTCTTCCGCTTTATACGGTGGTGTCGGGCCAAGTGCCGCTCAACCGCGATTTCAGGACCGCGGACCGCTCCAGCGCGGGCATCGCACCGCGCGCCGAGAACACGCCCGAGGCGGTAGTCCAGGTTTATTGTGCCCGCGCGCTCAACTGGCGCGGCATCTTCGGCGTGCACTGCTGGATTGCCACGAAAAACGAAAACGCCGCCGAGTACATCGTGCACCATGTGATCGGCTGGCGCCTGTATCGCGGCTTGCCAGTGGTGGTTTCAGCGCCGGGCATTCCCGACGGCCGTTGGTTCGGCAACGAACCCACGTTAATCGGCGAATTGCGCGGCGATGCCGCCGCTCAAGCGATTCCCAAAATCGTCGCCGCAGCCGCAAGCTACCCCTATCAGAACGAGTATCGCGTCTGGCCCGGCCCCAACAGCAACACGTTTATGGCGCATATCGGCAGACAGGT
It includes:
- a CDS encoding molybdopterin molybdotransferase MoeA — translated: MISVERAVALVLKQIRALPAEEVPLLAARGRVLARDVRAGRSVPPFDNSAMDGFAVRWRDVANTPATLRVIETIAAGYVAKQRFEDRSAMRIMTGAPVPRGAEAIVRVEDTECSGDRVLIKKTDGRGSHIRKAGEDIRKGQVILAKSKPLAPADLGLLASVGRARVAVFRRPTVAIISTGDELLNVDDPPAPGKIVNSNSYTLAAAIEETGALPRLLGIARDTRKGLAAALRKALRCDVIMTSGGVSVGDYDFVKEVLRDAGMRMDFWRVAQRPGHPMAFGWIGRKPVFGLPGNPVSSVMSFLLYARPALLRMMGHKKLFLPVEQATLEHDLEKKHRLKEFIRCRLRRQNGALLVASTGTQSSGVLRSLSLAQGLIVVREQETFIKKGTKVPVILLGDGNRLQAELGF
- a CDS encoding DUF3750 domain-containing protein, with protein sequence MRMLLSCLAVLLILPLYTVVSGQVPLNRDFRTADRSSAGIAPRAENTPEAVVQVYCARALNWRGIFGVHCWIATKNENAAEYIVHHVIGWRLYRGLPVVVSAPGIPDGRWFGNEPTLIGELRGDAAAQAIPKIVAAAASYPYQNEYRVWPGPNSNTFMAHIGRQVPELKMDLPATAIGKDFPINGSIVDRTPSGTGYQVSMLGLLGVTMAREEGLELNLLGLNFGIDFDRPALKLPFVGRIGVGER